In Nostoc sp. UHCC 0926, a single genomic region encodes these proteins:
- a CDS encoding EAL domain-containing protein, protein MLGNEREKIRHMLVIQDLQGQRTVVLQEATYSLGRHPANTIVLASRSVSMQHAILLRVTVPQTDQYGFQIIDGNYKGKGSTNGLFVNGTKCFSHNLRNGDVIAFGGNQAQAKYYAISNLSEQAFSESSDVEDLSGFLSQQASPANPFQTLAIDPTFEAASESALARLASFPELIPNPIIEMDFEGTVTYLNPAAALKFPKLREVGTQHPILTGLLGAVNNLEKNSFVREVEVGAEVFEQSVLYLPESDLIRTFIVRDITEQKQATAELRQRDRLLQAVAEAANYLLGEMNSETGIDRALAVLGEAAKADRAYLFQNHPHPATGEIAVSLRFEWTHSFIEPTHHHWQNQPYQASGLARWHTVLSRGELISGLTQKFPVAEQEFLIRDGIQSLILVPLRLENELWGYLGLADCTFERHWSRHEESTLLTMAASIISTQQRQQVEEKIRYQALHDLLTGLPNRLLFNELLGKTLPNATRNGESLAVIFLDLDRFKVINDTLGHTLGDQLLQSVTQRLKDLLRGGDTIARWGGDEFTILLPRVNDIEEVNQVAQRILQALEDAFHLQGHELYVTASLGIALLDDNSPDAETLIQHADAALYYAKDKGRNNYQFYSVSLSAKNPELLTLEKSLRYALERSEFTVYYQPRVNIVTGEITGMEALLRWQHPEMGLVAPSVFIPLAEESGLIVPIGEWVLRTACSQNKTWQDAGLPPMMIAVNLSLKQFCQPKLVETVAKVLEQTGLEPRFLELEITETTAIENLNFTRTVLQNLQQMGVYISIDDFGTGHSSLSRLQLLPLHNLKIDKSFIQDLTQDVKVAHIIKAIVSLGHSLGLKLTAEGVEKEEELEFLKSINCEEVQGFLLYRPLSAKIATEILESKRPML, encoded by the coding sequence ATGCTAGGAAATGAGCGGGAAAAAATACGCCATATGTTGGTCATCCAAGACCTACAAGGGCAGCGAACTGTTGTTTTGCAAGAGGCTACTTATTCTTTGGGGCGGCATCCCGCAAACACTATTGTCTTGGCTTCCCGGTCAGTATCAATGCAACATGCAATTTTATTGCGAGTAACTGTTCCACAGACTGATCAATACGGCTTCCAGATTATTGATGGCAACTATAAGGGGAAAGGAAGTACTAATGGCTTATTTGTAAATGGCACTAAATGCTTTTCTCATAATCTCAGAAACGGAGATGTCATTGCCTTTGGCGGTAATCAAGCTCAAGCAAAATATTATGCTATTTCCAACCTCTCAGAACAAGCATTTTCTGAATCTTCTGATGTTGAAGACTTATCTGGTTTCCTATCACAGCAAGCCAGTCCTGCCAATCCTTTTCAAACCCTAGCTATCGATCCCACCTTTGAAGCAGCTAGTGAGTCCGCCCTAGCTCGCCTAGCATCCTTCCCTGAACTCATCCCCAATCCAATTATTGAGATGGATTTCGAGGGAACAGTGACTTATCTCAATCCAGCCGCAGCTCTCAAGTTTCCCAAACTTAGAGAAGTTGGGACACAACACCCTATTTTAACAGGACTCCTAGGTGCAGTTAACAATTTAGAAAAAAATTCTTTTGTGCGGGAGGTGGAAGTAGGTGCAGAAGTTTTTGAACAATCCGTTCTCTACCTTCCTGAAAGTGATTTAATTAGAACTTTTATTGTTAGGGATATTACAGAGCAAAAGCAAGCCACAGCCGAACTGCGCCAGCGCGATCGCTTGCTACAGGCAGTTGCAGAAGCCGCTAATTATTTGCTAGGGGAAATGAATTCTGAAACTGGTATTGATCGAGCTCTAGCTGTATTGGGCGAAGCTGCCAAGGCAGATCGTGCCTATCTCTTTCAGAACCATCCCCATCCTGCTACAGGGGAAATAGCAGTTAGCCTACGGTTTGAATGGACGCACTCCTTTATTGAACCTACCCACCACCATTGGCAAAATCAGCCTTATCAAGCTTCTGGATTAGCCCGTTGGCATACTGTTCTCTCTCGCGGCGAGTTAATTAGCGGACTCACCCAAAAATTTCCTGTCGCCGAACAAGAATTCCTGATTAGAGATGGCATTCAATCGCTTATCCTGGTGCCTCTCCGGTTAGAGAACGAATTATGGGGTTACCTTGGCTTGGCAGACTGCACCTTTGAGCGGCATTGGTCAAGGCATGAAGAATCTACCCTTTTGACGATGGCCGCCAGTATCATTAGTACGCAGCAGCGTCAGCAAGTAGAAGAAAAGATTCGCTATCAAGCCCTTCATGACCTGCTGACAGGGTTGCCTAATCGCCTACTATTTAATGAGCTACTCGGTAAAACTCTGCCAAACGCCACTCGGAATGGCGAAAGTTTAGCTGTGATCTTCCTCGACCTGGATCGCTTCAAGGTTATTAATGATACTTTAGGGCACACTTTGGGAGACCAATTGTTACAAAGTGTCACTCAAAGATTAAAAGACTTGCTCAGAGGCGGAGACACCATAGCCCGTTGGGGAGGTGATGAGTTCACCATCTTACTCCCCCGAGTCAATGATATTGAAGAGGTAAACCAGGTGGCGCAGAGAATCTTACAAGCCTTAGAGGATGCTTTCCATCTTCAAGGGCATGAACTTTACGTGACTGCCAGCCTCGGTATTGCGTTACTTGATGACAACAGTCCTGACGCCGAAACACTAATCCAACACGCGGATGCCGCTTTATACTACGCCAAGGACAAAGGGCGGAATAACTACCAATTCTACAGTGTTTCCCTGAGCGCTAAAAATCCTGAACTCCTGACTTTAGAAAAGAGCTTGCGCTATGCCTTAGAACGTAGTGAATTTACGGTATACTATCAGCCTCGTGTGAACATTGTCACAGGAGAAATTACTGGTATGGAGGCTCTGTTGCGTTGGCAGCACCCAGAGATGGGATTGGTTGCACCCAGTGTCTTCATTCCCCTCGCCGAAGAAAGTGGATTAATTGTCCCTATTGGCGAATGGGTGCTGCGGACAGCCTGTAGCCAAAATAAAACCTGGCAAGATGCAGGATTGCCACCCATGATGATCGCTGTCAATCTTTCTCTTAAACAGTTCTGCCAACCCAAATTGGTGGAGACTGTAGCTAAAGTTTTAGAACAAACGGGTCTGGAGCCGCGCTTTTTAGAATTAGAAATTACCGAAACTACAGCTATTGAAAATTTAAATTTTACCAGAACAGTGTTACAAAATCTCCAGCAGATGGGTGTTTACATCTCTATAGATGACTTTGGTACGGGTCATTCCTCGCTCTCGCGCCTACAGCTTTTGCCACTCCACAATCTGAAAATAGATAAATCTTTTATTCAAGATTTGACACAGGATGTCAAAGTAGCTCATATTATCAAGGCCATAGTTAGCTTGGGGCACAGCTTGGGATTGAAGTTGACAGCCGAAGGGGTAGAAAAAGAAGAGGAACTGGAGTTCTTGAAATCTATCAACTGTGAGGAGGTACAGGGCTTTTTACTCTACCGGCCGCTTTCTGCAAAGATTGCAACAGAAATCCTCGAAAGTAAACGACCAATGCTCTAG
- a CDS encoding GNAT family N-acetyltransferase: protein MQGKEPRQHFALAVTLKAQKQLIGICRISTLDTGNKIGSIGYCFSKEFWGQGYATEAVKGVVSFGFQELGLHRIFATSSQKTLPQHEFCKKLECSRKDICENTIGLRENGETLGYVRSLSMNEEASILSTHTH, encoded by the coding sequence ATGCAAGGCAAAGAACCCCGTCAGCATTTTGCCTTAGCAGTGACTTTAAAAGCCCAAAAGCAATTAATTGGTATCTGTCGCATTTCTACTCTAGATACTGGCAACAAAATAGGCTCTATTGGATACTGTTTTAGTAAAGAATTTTGGGGACAAGGATATGCGACTGAAGCTGTAAAAGGAGTTGTATCATTTGGTTTTCAGGAGTTAGGCTTACATCGCATTTTTGCGACTTCAAGCCAGAAAACATTGCCTCAGCACGAGTTTTGCAAAAAATTGGAATGCAGCAGGAAGGATATTTGCGAGAACACCATTGGATTAAGGGAGAATGGCGAGACTCTTGGCTATGTGCGATCCTTGAGCATGAATGAAGAAGCGTCAATTTTATCTACACATACGCACTAA
- a CDS encoding GNAT family N-acetyltransferase encodes MIPLETQHLILRDFVESDWQAVDKYASDREVVRYLTFGPNSEEDTKNFLQREISCKAKNPVSILP; translated from the coding sequence ATGATACCGCTAGAAACCCAACATCTTATACTGCGAGACTTTGTGGAATCAGATTGGCAAGCAGTTGATAAATACGCCAGCGATCGTGAAGTTGTGCGTTATTTGACCTTTGGCCCTAATAGCGAAGAAGATACCAAGAATTTTTTGCAAAGAGAGATTTCATGCAAGGCAAAGAACCCCGTCAGCATTTTGCCTTAG
- a CDS encoding histone deacetylase family protein: protein MLPVIYSDEFLDHKTGKYHPERPERLSAIATALKAATFADQITWRSPTPASEQPSLMSMLVKAHSPAYIKKLWQIASSGGGPLDGDTPVSPRSYDVALLAVSAWLDGVEAVLESANPAFVLARPPGHHAESDAGMGFCLFSNAAIAALFALEQPGVNRVAILDWDVHHGNGTQAIVETQARIAYCSLHQYPCYPGTGRSTERGFHNNVLNLPVRPGSDIAVYQPLFETQVVPFLANFQADLLIVSAGYDGNAADPLASINLQPQDYALFTDYCLGLTRKILFGLEGGYDFDTLSQSVVATIERCLL from the coding sequence ATGCTGCCAGTCATTTATTCCGACGAATTTTTAGATCACAAGACTGGAAAATACCATCCCGAAAGACCAGAACGTTTAAGTGCGATCGCTACTGCCCTAAAAGCAGCTACATTCGCAGATCAAATCACGTGGCGATCGCCTACACCAGCATCAGAACAGCCATCACTCATGTCTATGTTGGTTAAAGCGCATAGCCCAGCCTATATCAAAAAACTTTGGCAAATCGCCTCTAGTGGCGGCGGTCCTTTGGATGGAGATACGCCAGTTTCCCCCCGCAGTTATGATGTGGCATTGTTGGCAGTCAGTGCCTGGTTAGATGGAGTTGAGGCTGTGTTAGAGTCGGCTAATCCGGCTTTTGTACTAGCACGTCCCCCAGGACACCATGCAGAAAGTGATGCAGGAATGGGCTTTTGCCTCTTTTCTAATGCAGCGATCGCAGCTTTATTTGCCCTAGAACAACCTGGAGTTAACCGCGTCGCCATCCTTGATTGGGATGTGCATCACGGTAATGGTACTCAGGCGATCGTCGAAACCCAAGCACGTATCGCCTACTGTTCCCTACATCAGTACCCATGCTATCCCGGTACTGGAAGATCGACAGAACGCGGCTTTCATAATAATGTCTTAAATTTACCAGTACGCCCTGGTAGTGATATTGCAGTATATCAGCCACTATTTGAAACACAGGTTGTACCGTTTTTAGCTAACTTTCAGGCGGATTTACTGATTGTCAGTGCTGGTTATGATGGCAATGCCGCAGATCCTTTGGCAAGTATCAATTTGCAGCCACAAGACTACGCTTTATTTACTGATTATTGTCTAGGGTTAACTCGTAAAATTCTGTTTGGCTTAGAAGGTGGTTACGACTTTGATACTCTTTCTCAATCAGTTGTAGCGACGATTGAACGCTGTTTACTTTAA
- a CDS encoding tellurite resistance TerB family protein, with protein sequence MGLFDAVLGTESQTQAALNPEEAFAVIILVATASDCYLSVEQANSITLVLSRTKLFKSYSHEMMNRLFDKILGILQGDDFNSLFDAAKDSLSQDLREAAFAVATDLVLAEGIVAEEEKYFLNDLYQALGVSSEIAIKIVQVILIKNRG encoded by the coding sequence ATGGGTCTATTCGACGCCGTGTTGGGTACAGAAAGCCAAACCCAAGCAGCACTCAATCCAGAGGAAGCTTTTGCTGTCATTATCTTGGTGGCAACAGCCTCAGACTGTTACCTTTCTGTTGAGCAAGCGAATTCTATCACTTTAGTGCTGTCCCGGACGAAACTTTTTAAAAGTTATTCCCATGAGATGATGAACAGGCTGTTTGACAAAATCTTGGGCATTCTCCAAGGTGATGATTTTAATAGTTTATTTGATGCAGCAAAAGATTCTCTATCTCAAGACTTGCGGGAAGCAGCCTTTGCAGTAGCCACCGATTTAGTCTTAGCTGAAGGTATTGTCGCTGAAGAAGAAAAATACTTCTTAAATGATCTATATCAAGCTTTAGGTGTTTCTAGTGAGATAGCAATCAAAATTGTGCAAGTAATCTTGATTAAAAACCGGGGATAG
- a CDS encoding ShlB/FhaC/HecB family hemolysin secretion/activation protein yields the protein MVVERFEVVGSTVFSPEELALATAEFTKRPISLAQLFQASSKINDLYVNNGYITSGAYIPPQTLQSRVVKIQVVGGKLEALKSHIVKIQVVEGKLEDILVTGTRRLNPNYVRSRLAIATSPPLNRQRLLEALQLLQLNPLIQKVSAELSTGSRAGTSLLEVKISEAKTLSSQIVLDNGRSPSVGSFRRRLQLNEANLLGLGDSLGIAYTNTDGSNSFDANYTLPLNPKNGTLTFNYGTTSSHVIEPPFDFLDIESTSPYYELTFRQPIVQTPTQEFVLGLTASRRESDISSLLQREGLPASVLSPGADEQGRTKVSALRFFQEWTSRNSREVIALRSQFSLGIDVLNATINQNAPDSRFFAWQGQAQWVRLLAPETLLLLRLNTQLASRTLLPLEQFGLGGQDSIRGYRQDYLLTDNGTFVSAEVQVPILRLPQINSTLQVVPFIDFGVGWNSSGRENPNHNTLAAVGLGLRWSQGDRFTVRLDWGIPLVSVDSNERTLQDNGLYFSLLYNPF from the coding sequence ATTGTTGTTGAACGGTTTGAAGTTGTTGGTAGCACAGTCTTCAGTCCTGAAGAGTTAGCCCTCGCCACTGCTGAATTTACCAAACGACCGATCTCACTGGCTCAACTGTTTCAAGCCAGTTCTAAAATCAATGATCTATACGTCAACAATGGTTACATTACTTCTGGTGCTTATATTCCACCCCAAACACTCCAATCCCGTGTTGTAAAAATTCAGGTAGTTGGAGGTAAATTAGAAGCACTCAAATCCCATATTGTCAAAATTCAGGTGGTCGAAGGTAAATTAGAAGATATCCTGGTAACTGGGACTCGGCGGTTGAATCCGAATTATGTCCGCAGCCGACTAGCAATAGCTACATCACCACCTCTTAATCGCCAGCGTCTACTAGAGGCGCTACAACTTTTGCAACTTAATCCTTTGATTCAAAAGGTGTCTGCTGAACTCTCAACAGGATCGCGGGCTGGTACGAGTCTGTTAGAAGTCAAGATCAGCGAGGCAAAAACCCTTAGTAGCCAAATAGTTCTTGATAATGGGCGATCGCCTAGCGTTGGCAGTTTCCGCCGCCGATTACAATTGAACGAAGCCAACTTATTGGGACTTGGAGATTCTCTGGGTATAGCTTACACTAATACCGATGGTAGCAACTCCTTTGACGCCAACTATACATTACCACTCAATCCCAAGAACGGAACCCTCACCTTCAACTATGGCACTACATCAAGTCATGTCATTGAACCTCCTTTCGACTTTTTAGATATCGAATCAACTTCTCCCTATTACGAACTGACATTCCGCCAGCCAATAGTTCAAACTCCCACACAAGAATTCGTCCTTGGATTAACGGCCTCCCGACGGGAAAGTGATATTTCGTCCTTGCTACAGAGAGAGGGGCTTCCCGCTTCTGTACTTTCGCCTGGAGCTGATGAACAGGGACGCACCAAGGTATCTGCGTTGCGATTTTTTCAAGAATGGACGAGTCGTAATAGCCGTGAAGTCATCGCCCTCCGCTCGCAATTTAGCTTGGGTATAGATGTGTTGAATGCCACAATTAACCAAAATGCTCCCGATAGCCGTTTTTTTGCTTGGCAAGGGCAAGCGCAGTGGGTACGCCTTTTAGCTCCTGAAACCTTACTGTTACTTCGTTTAAATACCCAACTCGCATCCAGAACACTTTTGCCTTTAGAGCAATTTGGCTTAGGTGGGCAAGATAGTATTCGAGGCTACCGTCAAGATTACCTGCTGACAGATAATGGCACTTTTGTTTCTGCTGAAGTTCAAGTACCGATTCTGCGCTTACCCCAGATAAATAGCACATTACAGGTTGTGCCGTTTATAGATTTTGGTGTTGGCTGGAATAGTTCTGGTAGAGAGAATCCCAACCATAATACTCTAGCTGCTGTTGGTCTGGGGTTGCGTTGGTCACAGGGCGATCGCTTCACCGTTCGTCTTGACTGGGGCATTCCTTTAGTATCTGTTGACTCAAATGAGAGAACATTACAAGATAACGGTCTGTATTTCAGTTTACTCTATAATCCTTTTTAA
- a CDS encoding UDP-N-acetylmuramoyl-tripeptide--D-alanyl-D-alanine ligase gives MHCSATLTQLVEVLLASPINLSETALTQVGSGIQTDSRNLKQSEVFLALRGDKFDGHEFVPTAIAKGAIAAIVDFEYENPGFPILQVKDTLKAYQKIGRWWRDRFNIPVIGVTGSVGKTTTKELIAAVLGTKGRVHKTYENYNNEIGVPKTLLELGTEDDYAVIEMAMRGRGQIAELTQIAHPTIGVITNVGTAHIELLGSEEAIAQAKCELLAEMAADSVAILNHDNPLLMATAAKVWHGEVLTYGFSGGDIQGQLIDHETVEVAGIQLPLPLPGRHNATNFLAALAVAKVLGIDWASLKAGVVVDMPTGRSQQFALPNDVVILDETYNAAPEAMIAALQLLADTPGKRKIAVLGAMKELGERSQQLHQRVGETVRKLNLDGLLVLVDGQDAEAIALSAEGIPSECFATHADLVARLKTFVQAGDRLLFKAAHSVGLDQVVNQLRAEFPK, from the coding sequence ATGCATTGTTCTGCCACCCTAACCCAACTGGTTGAAGTTCTTTTGGCCAGTCCAATAAACTTATCTGAAACTGCCTTAACACAAGTAGGTAGCGGTATACAAACAGATAGCCGTAACCTGAAACAGAGTGAAGTATTTTTAGCTTTGCGAGGCGATAAGTTTGATGGACATGAATTTGTGCCAACTGCGATCGCAAAAGGTGCAATAGCTGCAATTGTAGATTTTGAATACGAAAATCCTGGCTTTCCTATATTACAGGTCAAAGACACCCTCAAGGCATATCAGAAAATCGGCAGATGGTGGCGCGATCGCTTTAACATTCCAGTGATTGGCGTAACAGGTTCCGTGGGCAAAACTACAACCAAGGAACTGATCGCCGCAGTTTTAGGAACAAAGGGACGAGTTCACAAAACTTATGAAAATTACAACAACGAAATCGGTGTTCCGAAAACTCTCCTAGAACTTGGCACAGAAGATGACTACGCCGTGATCGAAATGGCGATGCGCGGTAGGGGACAAATTGCCGAACTGACGCAAATAGCGCATCCAACAATTGGAGTGATTACTAATGTGGGGACGGCGCATATTGAGTTACTGGGTTCGGAAGAAGCGATCGCTCAGGCAAAATGTGAGTTATTAGCCGAAATGGCTGCTGATAGTGTGGCAATTCTCAACCACGACAATCCCCTATTAATGGCCACAGCAGCGAAAGTTTGGCACGGAGAAGTTTTGACTTACGGCTTTTCTGGTGGGGATATCCAAGGGCAGTTAATTGATCACGAGACTGTGGAAGTTGCAGGAATCCAACTACCTCTGCCGTTGCCTGGGCGTCACAATGCGACTAATTTTTTGGCAGCTTTAGCGGTAGCAAAAGTTTTGGGGATCGATTGGGCAAGTCTCAAAGCAGGTGTGGTGGTGGATATGCCCACAGGGCGATCGCAGCAGTTTGCCTTACCCAACGATGTGGTAATCTTAGATGAAACTTATAATGCTGCACCAGAAGCTATGATAGCAGCCTTGCAATTATTGGCAGACACACCCGGAAAGCGGAAGATTGCCGTATTGGGTGCAATGAAAGAATTGGGAGAGCGATCGCAGCAGTTGCACCAGCGAGTGGGAGAAACAGTGCGAAAATTGAATCTAGACGGCTTGTTGGTTTTGGTAGATGGACAAGATGCCGAAGCGATCGCCCTTAGTGCCGAAGGTATCCCATCAGAGTGCTTTGCAACTCATGCTGATTTGGTGGCTAGGTTGAAGACATTTGTGCAAGCAGGCGATCGTTTATTGTTCAAAGCCGCCCATTCTGTGGGATTAGATCAGGTAGTCAATCAGTTACGTGCAGAATTTCCCAAATGA